The proteins below are encoded in one region of Drosophila santomea strain STO CAGO 1482 chromosome 3R, Prin_Dsan_1.1, whole genome shotgun sequence:
- the LOC120453266 gene encoding uncharacterized protein LOC120453266 isoform X2 yields MHRIPLHMVSEPCPEASEYITMSGVMCPRNLIECELFLKVLRKTTDAVFCDFSEVAQSCLNIAKKCMHMKSPSVLKMTLQSLNEIICRAPSASATCVDAILARSVLYMKSNQHATACNDLLYYESLDPALKTTEGTIVSKILHCVCLFMIREYKSSKEKLSVVKRLIEEVSLVDQTEISRFLTLIKQHEERINQARTNVEFCKEVQYENLAPFKGFKLTRKIPFASQACDYFEKPIEKSGGVFASCEMPKGEIVLVENPVHFQFSAPFLNCDLCGVHQEQLYTCDDCRYRTYCSKLCMESDAEIHQYECYGYRIGLIPMLEASMLFRLFNEALEYILPAIVDYAMDGGVISDPHEAWTFILQHAQEEEKNYNLVGELLATAPDYNLLTREKYKEIIATAFRLSVFIYNDTHIADKYFYLLALVKTDLINVMAAILLRLCGHVLLNSHRNELYYTKPGDTVGMNEINAEFEKCGALPMPTDRISANVFSYYGVNAISDFVDCYNNVHDSLTEAEHEYLEKLPQGSPIFRFADKLHSICIQKYEIETVEDLVGAETLPQHQIDEILQIFNTSKRCQLLTNITKYFHQFVNQYFNKIENTVQLKSTLFVTLKAFKQNGETNNIKAVCLPSGKVIGVTAKKVHKGEELVLCPDFARHRDHNLILNLARREDFDFTSNLVSGNLNPEKSTSPEFLRHNKAFILAINENISAWKESRLDVNLQLNLSILYGTYNSFLALHCGEKDETRFLGVLKFSMFLAMNGFLQHSSDNILHFVELTEMDDIYFKNIEIYRQTLGVIRCIMEQYIDIIVDCPEVGPDYPKMVFVSASFVLKRLQIHTEALIDNEEASSLYMEYCTYHHKWKKILDSYVMMSPDLKNFLIK; encoded by the exons ATGCATAGAATACCATTGCATATGGTGTCGGAGCCGTGCCCAGAGGCCTCTGAATACATCACGATGTCCGGGGTCATGTGTCCACGTAACCTGAT AGAATGCGAGCTGTTTTTAAAGGTTCTGCGTAAAACAACCGACGCAGTTTTTTGCGATTTTTCCGAAGTTGCCCAAAGTTGCCTTAACATTGCTAAGAAGTGTATGCATATGAAAAGTCCTTCAGTGTTGAAGATG ACTTTGCAGAGTCTAAACGAAATTATATGCCGCGCACCCAGCGCCTCCGCTACATGCGTGGATGCTATTTTGGCCAGAAGTGTGCTGTATATGAAAAGTAACCAGCATGCG ACCGCCTGTAATGATTTACTATATTACGAGTCTTTGGATCCAGCTCTCAAGACAACGGAGGGAACGATAGTGTCAAAGATACTTCACTGCGTATGCCTTTTTATGATTCGGGAGTATAAATCATCGAAAGAAAAATTGTCGGTTGTAAAAAGACTAATTG AAGAGGTGTCATTAGTTGATCAAACTG AAATCAGTCGGTTCCTAACTCTTATAAAACAACATGAAGAGAGAATCAACCAAGCTAGAACAAATGTTGAGTTTTGCAAGGAAGTCCAATACGAGAACTTGGCGCCTTTTAAAGGTTTTAAGCTTACTCGGAAAATTCCATTTGCCAGTCAAGCCTGTGATTATTT CGAAAAACCCATTGAGAAATCTGGCGGAGTTTTCGCTTCATGTGAAATGCCAAAGGGAGAAATTGTTCTTGTGGAAAATCCTGTGCACTTTCAGTTCAGTGCTCCATTTCTAAACTGCGATTTGTGTGGAGTACATCAGGAACAGCTATATACCTGTGATGACTGTCGTTATAGAACCTATTGCTCAAAGTTGTGTATGGAATCAGATGCAGAAATCCACCAATACGAGTGCTATGGATATAGAATTGGGCTGATACCAATGCTAGAGGCTAGCATGCTATTTCGGTTGTTTAACGAAGCATTAGAATATATTCTTCCGGCTATAGTAGACTATGCCATGGATGGAGG AGTAATAAGTGATCCCCATGAGGCTTGGACCTTTATACTGCAGCATGCCCAGGAAGAGGAGAAAAATTATAATCTTGTTGGAGAACTCCTGGCTACGGCGCCAGATTATAACCTGCTGACAAGGGAAAAGTATAAAGAAATCATAGCCACCGCATTTCGATTGTCGGTTTTCATTTACAATGACACCCACATCgcagataaatatttttatttgctggcTCTCGTGAAAACAGACTTAATTAATGTAATGGCAGCTATACTTTTACGGTTGTGTGGCCACGTTCTATTAAATTCCCATCGAAATGAGCTTTACTACACAAAACCCGGAGATACAGTTGGCATGAATGAAATTAATGCAGAATTCGAAAAGTGTGGTGCGCTTCCGATGCCAACTGACCGTATAAGCGCAAATGTATTTAGTTATTATGGAGTAAATGCGATATCAGATTTCGTTGACTGCTACAACAACGTTCACGATAGTCTAACTGAGGCTGAACATGAGTACCTAGAAAAGTTACCACAGGGAAGTCCAATATTTCGGTTTGCTGATAAGCTACATTCTAtttgtatacaaaaatatgaaattgaaACTGTGGAAGATCTCGTAGGTGCTGAGACATTACCTCAACACCAAATAGACGAGATTCTTCAAATCTTTAACACATCAAAACGTTGCCAGCTTTTGAcgaatattacaaaatatttccatCAATTTGTAAATcaatattttaacaaaatagaaaatacCGTCCAATTAAAGTCTACGCTTTTTGTTACattaaaagcttttaagcAGAATGGTGAGACGAATAATATTAAAGCCGT ATGTCTACCAAGTGGAAAAGTCATTGGAGTGACTGCTAAAAAAGTCCATAAGGGCGAGGAACTAGTGCTATGCCCTGATTTTGCTAGGCACCGTGATCACAACCTAATATTGAATTTAGCACGACGCGAAGATTTCGACTTTACTTCAAATCTTGTAAGCGGAAACTTAAAT CCTGAGAAAAGTACTTCCCCAGAGTTCCTGCGACACAATAAAGCATTCATCCTCGCCATTAACGAGAACATTTCAGCATGGAAAGAGTCTCGATTAG ATGTAAATCTGCAACTTAATTTGTCTATTCTATACGGCACGTACAACAGTTTTCTCGCCTTGCATTGCGGAGAAAAGGATGAGACACGTTTTCTGGGAGTACTCAAATTCTCCATGTTTCTAGCAATGAatg GCTTTTTGCAACACTCTAGCGATAATATATTGCACTTCGTTGAGTTAACTGAAATggatgatatatattttaaaaatatcgaAATTTACCGTCAAACCCTTGGTGTAATCAGATGCATTATGGAACAATATATTGATATCAT AGTGGACTGTCCAGAAGTCGGGCCGGATTATCCCAAAATGGTTTTTGTAAGCGCTTCCTTTGTTTTAAAAAGACTGCAGATTCATACGGAAGCTTTAATAGATAATGAAGAGGCTTCATCTTTATACATGGAATATTGTACCTATCATCATAAATGGAAGAAAATCCTTGATTCCTATGTGATGATGTCACCAGACTTAAAGAACTTTTTGATAAAATAG
- the LOC120453266 gene encoding uncharacterized protein LOC120453266 isoform X4 translates to MHRIPLHMVSEPCPEASEYITMSGVMCPRNLIECELFLKVLRKTTDAVFCDFSEVAQSCLNIAKKCMHMKSPSVLKMTLQSLNEIICRAPSASATCVDAILARSVLYMKSNQHATACNDLLYYESLDPALKTTEGTIVSKILHCVCLFMIREYKSSKEKLSVVKRLIEVSLVDQTEISRFLTLIKQHEERINQARTNVEFCKEVQYENLAPFKGFKLTRKIPFASQACDYFEKPIEKSGGVFASCEMPKGEIVLVENPVHFQFSAPFLNCDLCGVHQEQLYTCDDCRYRTYCSKLCMESDAEIHQYECYGYRIGLIPMLEASMLFRLFNEALEYILPAIVDYAMDGGVISDPHEAWTFILQHAQEEEKNYNLVGELLATAPDYNLLTREKYKEIIATAFRLSVFIYNDTHIADKYFYLLALVKTDLINVMAAILLRLCGHVLLNSHRNELYYTKPGDTVGMNEINAEFEKCGALPMPTDRISANVFSYYGVNAISDFVDCYNNVHDSLTEAEHEYLEKLPQGSPIFRFADKLHSICIQKYEIETVEDLVGAETLPQHQIDEILQIFNTSKRCQLLTNITKYFHQFVNQYFNKIENTVQLKSTLFVTLKAFKQNGETNNIKAVCLPSGKVIGVTAKKVHKGEELVLCPDFARHRDHNLILNLARREDFDFTSNLVSGNLNPEKSTSPEFLRHNKAFILAINENISAWKESRLDVNLQLNLSILYGTYNSFLALHCGEKDETRFLGVLKFSMFLAMNGFLQHSSDNILHFVELTEMDDIYFKNIEIYRQTLGVIRCIMEQYIDIIVDCPEVGPDYPKMVFVSASFVLKRLQIHTEALIDNEEASSLYMEYCTYHHKWKKILDSYVMMSPDLKNFLIK, encoded by the exons ATGCATAGAATACCATTGCATATGGTGTCGGAGCCGTGCCCAGAGGCCTCTGAATACATCACGATGTCCGGGGTCATGTGTCCACGTAACCTGAT AGAATGCGAGCTGTTTTTAAAGGTTCTGCGTAAAACAACCGACGCAGTTTTTTGCGATTTTTCCGAAGTTGCCCAAAGTTGCCTTAACATTGCTAAGAAGTGTATGCATATGAAAAGTCCTTCAGTGTTGAAGATG ACTTTGCAGAGTCTAAACGAAATTATATGCCGCGCACCCAGCGCCTCCGCTACATGCGTGGATGCTATTTTGGCCAGAAGTGTGCTGTATATGAAAAGTAACCAGCATGCG ACCGCCTGTAATGATTTACTATATTACGAGTCTTTGGATCCAGCTCTCAAGACAACGGAGGGAACGATAGTGTCAAAGATACTTCACTGCGTATGCCTTTTTATGATTCGGGAGTATAAATCATCGAAAGAAAAATTGTCGGTTGTAAAAAGACTAATTG AGGTGTCATTAGTTGATCAAACTG AAATCAGTCGGTTCCTAACTCTTATAAAACAACATGAAGAGAGAATCAACCAAGCTAGAACAAATGTTGAGTTTTGCAAGGAAGTCCAATACGAGAACTTGGCGCCTTTTAAAGGTTTTAAGCTTACTCGGAAAATTCCATTTGCCAGTCAAGCCTGTGATTATTT CGAAAAACCCATTGAGAAATCTGGCGGAGTTTTCGCTTCATGTGAAATGCCAAAGGGAGAAATTGTTCTTGTGGAAAATCCTGTGCACTTTCAGTTCAGTGCTCCATTTCTAAACTGCGATTTGTGTGGAGTACATCAGGAACAGCTATATACCTGTGATGACTGTCGTTATAGAACCTATTGCTCAAAGTTGTGTATGGAATCAGATGCAGAAATCCACCAATACGAGTGCTATGGATATAGAATTGGGCTGATACCAATGCTAGAGGCTAGCATGCTATTTCGGTTGTTTAACGAAGCATTAGAATATATTCTTCCGGCTATAGTAGACTATGCCATGGATGGAGG AGTAATAAGTGATCCCCATGAGGCTTGGACCTTTATACTGCAGCATGCCCAGGAAGAGGAGAAAAATTATAATCTTGTTGGAGAACTCCTGGCTACGGCGCCAGATTATAACCTGCTGACAAGGGAAAAGTATAAAGAAATCATAGCCACCGCATTTCGATTGTCGGTTTTCATTTACAATGACACCCACATCgcagataaatatttttatttgctggcTCTCGTGAAAACAGACTTAATTAATGTAATGGCAGCTATACTTTTACGGTTGTGTGGCCACGTTCTATTAAATTCCCATCGAAATGAGCTTTACTACACAAAACCCGGAGATACAGTTGGCATGAATGAAATTAATGCAGAATTCGAAAAGTGTGGTGCGCTTCCGATGCCAACTGACCGTATAAGCGCAAATGTATTTAGTTATTATGGAGTAAATGCGATATCAGATTTCGTTGACTGCTACAACAACGTTCACGATAGTCTAACTGAGGCTGAACATGAGTACCTAGAAAAGTTACCACAGGGAAGTCCAATATTTCGGTTTGCTGATAAGCTACATTCTAtttgtatacaaaaatatgaaattgaaACTGTGGAAGATCTCGTAGGTGCTGAGACATTACCTCAACACCAAATAGACGAGATTCTTCAAATCTTTAACACATCAAAACGTTGCCAGCTTTTGAcgaatattacaaaatatttccatCAATTTGTAAATcaatattttaacaaaatagaaaatacCGTCCAATTAAAGTCTACGCTTTTTGTTACattaaaagcttttaagcAGAATGGTGAGACGAATAATATTAAAGCCGT ATGTCTACCAAGTGGAAAAGTCATTGGAGTGACTGCTAAAAAAGTCCATAAGGGCGAGGAACTAGTGCTATGCCCTGATTTTGCTAGGCACCGTGATCACAACCTAATATTGAATTTAGCACGACGCGAAGATTTCGACTTTACTTCAAATCTTGTAAGCGGAAACTTAAAT CCTGAGAAAAGTACTTCCCCAGAGTTCCTGCGACACAATAAAGCATTCATCCTCGCCATTAACGAGAACATTTCAGCATGGAAAGAGTCTCGATTAG ATGTAAATCTGCAACTTAATTTGTCTATTCTATACGGCACGTACAACAGTTTTCTCGCCTTGCATTGCGGAGAAAAGGATGAGACACGTTTTCTGGGAGTACTCAAATTCTCCATGTTTCTAGCAATGAatg GCTTTTTGCAACACTCTAGCGATAATATATTGCACTTCGTTGAGTTAACTGAAATggatgatatatattttaaaaatatcgaAATTTACCGTCAAACCCTTGGTGTAATCAGATGCATTATGGAACAATATATTGATATCAT AGTGGACTGTCCAGAAGTCGGGCCGGATTATCCCAAAATGGTTTTTGTAAGCGCTTCCTTTGTTTTAAAAAGACTGCAGATTCATACGGAAGCTTTAATAGATAATGAAGAGGCTTCATCTTTATACATGGAATATTGTACCTATCATCATAAATGGAAGAAAATCCTTGATTCCTATGTGATGATGTCACCAGACTTAAAGAACTTTTTGATAAAATAG
- the LOC120453266 gene encoding uncharacterized protein LOC120453266 isoform X1 yields MHRIPLHMVSEPCPEASEYITMSGVMCPRNLIECELFLKVLRKTTDAVFCDFSEVAQSCLNIAKKCMHMKSPSVLKMTLQSLNEIICRAPSASATCVDAILARSVLYMKSNQHATACNDLLYYESLDPALKTTEGTIVSKILHCVCLFMIREYKSSKEKLSVVKRLIEEVSLVDQTEISRFLTLIKQHEERINQARTNVEFCKEVQYENLAPFKGFKLTRKIPFASQACDYFEKPIEKSGGVFASCEMPKGEIVLVENPVHFQFSAPFLNCDLCGVHQEQLYTCDDCRYRTYCSKLCMESDAEIHQYECYGYRIGLIPMLEASMLFRLFNEALEYILPAIVDYAMDGGVISDPHEAWTFILQHAQEEEKNYNLVGELLATAPDYNLLTREKYKEIIATAFRLSVFIYNDTHIADKYFYLLALVKTDLINVMAAILLRLCGHVLLNSHRNELYYTKPGDTVGMNEINAEFEKCGALPMPTDRISANVFSYYGVNAISDFVDCYNNVHDSLTEAEHEYLEKLPQGSPIFRFADKLHSICIQKYEIETVEDLVGAETLPQHQIDEILQIFNTSKRCQLLTNITKYFHQFVNQYFNKIENTVQLKSTLFVTLKAFKQNGETNNIKAVCLPSGKVIGVTAKKVHKGEELVLCPDFARHRDHNLILNLARREDFDFTSNLVSGNLNPEKSTSPEFLRHNKAFILAINENISAWKESRLDVNLQLNLSILYGTYNSFLALHCGEKDETRFLGVLKFSMFLAMNGFLQHSSDNILHFVELTEMDDIYFKNIEIYRQTLGVIRCIMEQYIDIIRVDCPEVGPDYPKMVFVSASFVLKRLQIHTEALIDNEEASSLYMEYCTYHHKWKKILDSYVMMSPDLKNFLIK; encoded by the exons ATGCATAGAATACCATTGCATATGGTGTCGGAGCCGTGCCCAGAGGCCTCTGAATACATCACGATGTCCGGGGTCATGTGTCCACGTAACCTGAT AGAATGCGAGCTGTTTTTAAAGGTTCTGCGTAAAACAACCGACGCAGTTTTTTGCGATTTTTCCGAAGTTGCCCAAAGTTGCCTTAACATTGCTAAGAAGTGTATGCATATGAAAAGTCCTTCAGTGTTGAAGATG ACTTTGCAGAGTCTAAACGAAATTATATGCCGCGCACCCAGCGCCTCCGCTACATGCGTGGATGCTATTTTGGCCAGAAGTGTGCTGTATATGAAAAGTAACCAGCATGCG ACCGCCTGTAATGATTTACTATATTACGAGTCTTTGGATCCAGCTCTCAAGACAACGGAGGGAACGATAGTGTCAAAGATACTTCACTGCGTATGCCTTTTTATGATTCGGGAGTATAAATCATCGAAAGAAAAATTGTCGGTTGTAAAAAGACTAATTG AAGAGGTGTCATTAGTTGATCAAACTG AAATCAGTCGGTTCCTAACTCTTATAAAACAACATGAAGAGAGAATCAACCAAGCTAGAACAAATGTTGAGTTTTGCAAGGAAGTCCAATACGAGAACTTGGCGCCTTTTAAAGGTTTTAAGCTTACTCGGAAAATTCCATTTGCCAGTCAAGCCTGTGATTATTT CGAAAAACCCATTGAGAAATCTGGCGGAGTTTTCGCTTCATGTGAAATGCCAAAGGGAGAAATTGTTCTTGTGGAAAATCCTGTGCACTTTCAGTTCAGTGCTCCATTTCTAAACTGCGATTTGTGTGGAGTACATCAGGAACAGCTATATACCTGTGATGACTGTCGTTATAGAACCTATTGCTCAAAGTTGTGTATGGAATCAGATGCAGAAATCCACCAATACGAGTGCTATGGATATAGAATTGGGCTGATACCAATGCTAGAGGCTAGCATGCTATTTCGGTTGTTTAACGAAGCATTAGAATATATTCTTCCGGCTATAGTAGACTATGCCATGGATGGAGG AGTAATAAGTGATCCCCATGAGGCTTGGACCTTTATACTGCAGCATGCCCAGGAAGAGGAGAAAAATTATAATCTTGTTGGAGAACTCCTGGCTACGGCGCCAGATTATAACCTGCTGACAAGGGAAAAGTATAAAGAAATCATAGCCACCGCATTTCGATTGTCGGTTTTCATTTACAATGACACCCACATCgcagataaatatttttatttgctggcTCTCGTGAAAACAGACTTAATTAATGTAATGGCAGCTATACTTTTACGGTTGTGTGGCCACGTTCTATTAAATTCCCATCGAAATGAGCTTTACTACACAAAACCCGGAGATACAGTTGGCATGAATGAAATTAATGCAGAATTCGAAAAGTGTGGTGCGCTTCCGATGCCAACTGACCGTATAAGCGCAAATGTATTTAGTTATTATGGAGTAAATGCGATATCAGATTTCGTTGACTGCTACAACAACGTTCACGATAGTCTAACTGAGGCTGAACATGAGTACCTAGAAAAGTTACCACAGGGAAGTCCAATATTTCGGTTTGCTGATAAGCTACATTCTAtttgtatacaaaaatatgaaattgaaACTGTGGAAGATCTCGTAGGTGCTGAGACATTACCTCAACACCAAATAGACGAGATTCTTCAAATCTTTAACACATCAAAACGTTGCCAGCTTTTGAcgaatattacaaaatatttccatCAATTTGTAAATcaatattttaacaaaatagaaaatacCGTCCAATTAAAGTCTACGCTTTTTGTTACattaaaagcttttaagcAGAATGGTGAGACGAATAATATTAAAGCCGT ATGTCTACCAAGTGGAAAAGTCATTGGAGTGACTGCTAAAAAAGTCCATAAGGGCGAGGAACTAGTGCTATGCCCTGATTTTGCTAGGCACCGTGATCACAACCTAATATTGAATTTAGCACGACGCGAAGATTTCGACTTTACTTCAAATCTTGTAAGCGGAAACTTAAAT CCTGAGAAAAGTACTTCCCCAGAGTTCCTGCGACACAATAAAGCATTCATCCTCGCCATTAACGAGAACATTTCAGCATGGAAAGAGTCTCGATTAG ATGTAAATCTGCAACTTAATTTGTCTATTCTATACGGCACGTACAACAGTTTTCTCGCCTTGCATTGCGGAGAAAAGGATGAGACACGTTTTCTGGGAGTACTCAAATTCTCCATGTTTCTAGCAATGAatg GCTTTTTGCAACACTCTAGCGATAATATATTGCACTTCGTTGAGTTAACTGAAATggatgatatatattttaaaaatatcgaAATTTACCGTCAAACCCTTGGTGTAATCAGATGCATTATGGAACAATATATTGATATCAT CAGAGTGGACTGTCCAGAAGTCGGGCCGGATTATCCCAAAATGGTTTTTGTAAGCGCTTCCTTTGTTTTAAAAAGACTGCAGATTCATACGGAAGCTTTAATAGATAATGAAGAGGCTTCATCTTTATACATGGAATATTGTACCTATCATCATAAATGGAAGAAAATCCTTGATTCCTATGTGATGATGTCACCAGACTTAAAGAACTTTTTGATAAAATAG
- the LOC120453266 gene encoding uncharacterized protein LOC120453266 isoform X3, with the protein MHRIPLHMVSEPCPEASEYITMSGVMCPRNLIECELFLKVLRKTTDAVFCDFSEVAQSCLNIAKKCMHMKSPSVLKMTLQSLNEIICRAPSASATCVDAILARSVLYMKSNQHATACNDLLYYESLDPALKTTEGTIVSKILHCVCLFMIREYKSSKEKLSVVKRLIEVSLVDQTEISRFLTLIKQHEERINQARTNVEFCKEVQYENLAPFKGFKLTRKIPFASQACDYFEKPIEKSGGVFASCEMPKGEIVLVENPVHFQFSAPFLNCDLCGVHQEQLYTCDDCRYRTYCSKLCMESDAEIHQYECYGYRIGLIPMLEASMLFRLFNEALEYILPAIVDYAMDGGVISDPHEAWTFILQHAQEEEKNYNLVGELLATAPDYNLLTREKYKEIIATAFRLSVFIYNDTHIADKYFYLLALVKTDLINVMAAILLRLCGHVLLNSHRNELYYTKPGDTVGMNEINAEFEKCGALPMPTDRISANVFSYYGVNAISDFVDCYNNVHDSLTEAEHEYLEKLPQGSPIFRFADKLHSICIQKYEIETVEDLVGAETLPQHQIDEILQIFNTSKRCQLLTNITKYFHQFVNQYFNKIENTVQLKSTLFVTLKAFKQNGETNNIKAVCLPSGKVIGVTAKKVHKGEELVLCPDFARHRDHNLILNLARREDFDFTSNLVSGNLNPEKSTSPEFLRHNKAFILAINENISAWKESRLDVNLQLNLSILYGTYNSFLALHCGEKDETRFLGVLKFSMFLAMNGFLQHSSDNILHFVELTEMDDIYFKNIEIYRQTLGVIRCIMEQYIDIIRVDCPEVGPDYPKMVFVSASFVLKRLQIHTEALIDNEEASSLYMEYCTYHHKWKKILDSYVMMSPDLKNFLIK; encoded by the exons ATGCATAGAATACCATTGCATATGGTGTCGGAGCCGTGCCCAGAGGCCTCTGAATACATCACGATGTCCGGGGTCATGTGTCCACGTAACCTGAT AGAATGCGAGCTGTTTTTAAAGGTTCTGCGTAAAACAACCGACGCAGTTTTTTGCGATTTTTCCGAAGTTGCCCAAAGTTGCCTTAACATTGCTAAGAAGTGTATGCATATGAAAAGTCCTTCAGTGTTGAAGATG ACTTTGCAGAGTCTAAACGAAATTATATGCCGCGCACCCAGCGCCTCCGCTACATGCGTGGATGCTATTTTGGCCAGAAGTGTGCTGTATATGAAAAGTAACCAGCATGCG ACCGCCTGTAATGATTTACTATATTACGAGTCTTTGGATCCAGCTCTCAAGACAACGGAGGGAACGATAGTGTCAAAGATACTTCACTGCGTATGCCTTTTTATGATTCGGGAGTATAAATCATCGAAAGAAAAATTGTCGGTTGTAAAAAGACTAATTG AGGTGTCATTAGTTGATCAAACTG AAATCAGTCGGTTCCTAACTCTTATAAAACAACATGAAGAGAGAATCAACCAAGCTAGAACAAATGTTGAGTTTTGCAAGGAAGTCCAATACGAGAACTTGGCGCCTTTTAAAGGTTTTAAGCTTACTCGGAAAATTCCATTTGCCAGTCAAGCCTGTGATTATTT CGAAAAACCCATTGAGAAATCTGGCGGAGTTTTCGCTTCATGTGAAATGCCAAAGGGAGAAATTGTTCTTGTGGAAAATCCTGTGCACTTTCAGTTCAGTGCTCCATTTCTAAACTGCGATTTGTGTGGAGTACATCAGGAACAGCTATATACCTGTGATGACTGTCGTTATAGAACCTATTGCTCAAAGTTGTGTATGGAATCAGATGCAGAAATCCACCAATACGAGTGCTATGGATATAGAATTGGGCTGATACCAATGCTAGAGGCTAGCATGCTATTTCGGTTGTTTAACGAAGCATTAGAATATATTCTTCCGGCTATAGTAGACTATGCCATGGATGGAGG AGTAATAAGTGATCCCCATGAGGCTTGGACCTTTATACTGCAGCATGCCCAGGAAGAGGAGAAAAATTATAATCTTGTTGGAGAACTCCTGGCTACGGCGCCAGATTATAACCTGCTGACAAGGGAAAAGTATAAAGAAATCATAGCCACCGCATTTCGATTGTCGGTTTTCATTTACAATGACACCCACATCgcagataaatatttttatttgctggcTCTCGTGAAAACAGACTTAATTAATGTAATGGCAGCTATACTTTTACGGTTGTGTGGCCACGTTCTATTAAATTCCCATCGAAATGAGCTTTACTACACAAAACCCGGAGATACAGTTGGCATGAATGAAATTAATGCAGAATTCGAAAAGTGTGGTGCGCTTCCGATGCCAACTGACCGTATAAGCGCAAATGTATTTAGTTATTATGGAGTAAATGCGATATCAGATTTCGTTGACTGCTACAACAACGTTCACGATAGTCTAACTGAGGCTGAACATGAGTACCTAGAAAAGTTACCACAGGGAAGTCCAATATTTCGGTTTGCTGATAAGCTACATTCTAtttgtatacaaaaatatgaaattgaaACTGTGGAAGATCTCGTAGGTGCTGAGACATTACCTCAACACCAAATAGACGAGATTCTTCAAATCTTTAACACATCAAAACGTTGCCAGCTTTTGAcgaatattacaaaatatttccatCAATTTGTAAATcaatattttaacaaaatagaaaatacCGTCCAATTAAAGTCTACGCTTTTTGTTACattaaaagcttttaagcAGAATGGTGAGACGAATAATATTAAAGCCGT ATGTCTACCAAGTGGAAAAGTCATTGGAGTGACTGCTAAAAAAGTCCATAAGGGCGAGGAACTAGTGCTATGCCCTGATTTTGCTAGGCACCGTGATCACAACCTAATATTGAATTTAGCACGACGCGAAGATTTCGACTTTACTTCAAATCTTGTAAGCGGAAACTTAAAT CCTGAGAAAAGTACTTCCCCAGAGTTCCTGCGACACAATAAAGCATTCATCCTCGCCATTAACGAGAACATTTCAGCATGGAAAGAGTCTCGATTAG ATGTAAATCTGCAACTTAATTTGTCTATTCTATACGGCACGTACAACAGTTTTCTCGCCTTGCATTGCGGAGAAAAGGATGAGACACGTTTTCTGGGAGTACTCAAATTCTCCATGTTTCTAGCAATGAatg GCTTTTTGCAACACTCTAGCGATAATATATTGCACTTCGTTGAGTTAACTGAAATggatgatatatattttaaaaatatcgaAATTTACCGTCAAACCCTTGGTGTAATCAGATGCATTATGGAACAATATATTGATATCAT CAGAGTGGACTGTCCAGAAGTCGGGCCGGATTATCCCAAAATGGTTTTTGTAAGCGCTTCCTTTGTTTTAAAAAGACTGCAGATTCATACGGAAGCTTTAATAGATAATGAAGAGGCTTCATCTTTATACATGGAATATTGTACCTATCATCATAAATGGAAGAAAATCCTTGATTCCTATGTGATGATGTCACCAGACTTAAAGAACTTTTTGATAAAATAG